The sequence TGGGAGCGGCCGCAGGCGCTATCCAGATGGGAGCTGTGATGGCTGTCTCTGCAGCAGACGGGATGGATTCCTATGATGTGGGCGATACCGTCGTAACAGCGACGAAGACGAAGCTGGCTGAAAAGACCGTCCCGATGTCGACGCAGGTCATTACGGAAAAGGATATTAAGGAATCGGGCGCTTACAATGTCCGCGATGCATTGAAGACCGTGGCAGGGCTCAACGTCATGGAAGCAGGGATGACAGGAAATAAGGTGTCCATCCGCGGCATGGGCTCCTCCTCGACACTGATCCTCTTAGACGGCATGCGCCTTTCCGGAGAAGATTCGGGCAGCACGATGAATGTATACCAGCTGAACCGTATCAACCTGCAGGATGTGGAACGCATCGAAATCATCCGCGGTTCCAGCTCCGGCCTCTACGGCAGTGATGCAATGGGCGGCGTCATCAATATCACCACGAAGAAGAACAAGGCAAAGGGCGGCTACGTCGGAACGCAGCTCGGATCCCGTGAAAACTCCGTTTACGGCGGATTCTCGACCGGGGATATCGGAAAGCTCAATATGAACTTCAACTACAATCTGACGAAGGTCCGCGCGCAGACGACGAACGGGGAAACAAATATGTACGGGCCGAAGCGTTACTTCGATTTCCAGGGAAATTACAGCTTCAATGACCACAGCGGCCTCGACTTCGGTGCTTCCTTCCTGAAGGAACAGTTCCATGATTTCACGCCAGGTGCTGTTTCGTCCAAGGACATGACGGAATGGTTCGACAACAACCGCTCCGACTACCACGTGAAGTACTGGGGCTTCAACGATAAGAATGACTACGAATTCCAGACCTACTACAGCCGCCTTGGCAAGGAATCCAAGAAGAAGACACCGTCTGCATGGTCCGACTTCGACCACTCCGTATACAAGACTTACGTTGTGGAAGGAAAGAATACGTACAAGGCCAATGACGACCACACCATCACTTACGGCGCTGAATACAGGAAACAGGAAGCAGGCGGAACGAGACTCGGCTCCGGCGCTTTCAATGAATACACTGATACGTACCTGGGCATCAGCAAGCCGTACTCTTCAGCGAGCGTGGAATCCTACGCAGCATACCTGCAGGATGAATGGAAGATATCCGACAAGCTCTTCTTCGTACCGAGCCTCCGCTATGACCACCATGGCAGCTTCGGCGCCGCATGGTCCCCGCGTGCCGGCCTGACGTACAACATTGACGACCATACAAGAATCAAGACGAACTACGGCTATGGCTACCGTGCGCCGAGCATTTTCGAACTCT is a genomic window of Veillonellaceae bacterium containing:
- a CDS encoding TonB-dependent receptor; the encoded protein is MMYKKNMARQAVRILCMGAAAGAIQMGAVMAVSAADGMDSYDVGDTVVTATKTKLAEKTVPMSTQVITEKDIKESGAYNVRDALKTVAGLNVMEAGMTGNKVSIRGMGSSSTLILLDGMRLSGEDSGSTMNVYQLNRINLQDVERIEIIRGSSSGLYGSDAMGGVINITTKKNKAKGGYVGTQLGSRENSVYGGFSTGDIGKLNMNFNYNLTKVRAQTTNGETNMYGPKRYFDFQGNYSFNDHSGLDFGASFLKEQFHDFTPGAVSSKDMTEWFDNNRSDYHVKYWGFNDKNDYEFQTYYSRLGKESKKKTPSAWSDFDHSVYKTYVVEGKNTYKANDDHTITYGAEYRKQEAGGTRLGSGAFNEYTDTYLGISKPYSSASVESYAAYLQDEWKISDKLFFVPSLRYDHHGSFGAAWSPRAGLTYNIDDHTRIKTNYGYGYRAPSIFELYSHMDRNMGRMQVQVWGNSDLEAEKSRTFDIGLEFERGNGAGKVTYFHNKIKNMINSKLLGRFGRIVRYQYVNIDNAVMDGVEGEYSYRFNKHWDAKVNLTYLDARDKTTNERISENARMNGLVQISWTDAKENPWTASLYNLWYKDYLDGEGKNYTYSTTNFIVTKDLSKSTQIYAGVDNIFDKTFSDDDDYSIYGRTWRTGVTFKF